In Palaemon carinicauda isolate YSFRI2023 chromosome 1, ASM3689809v2, whole genome shotgun sequence, the genomic stretch tggacatatagcaccctgattttccaactagggttgtaaattagaaagtaataataatgataataataataataataatgataataataataataaaaataataataatgataataataatgataataataatgagaataataacaataattataataataattaccctagccctagaaatagcccagtgaggaaaggaaataaggaaataaataaatgatgagaacaagttaacaataaatcattctaaaacagtactaacgtcaaaacagatatgtcctatataaactatcatcaacttcaaaaacagatatctcgtatataaactataaaaagactcatgtgagcctggtcaacataaaaacatttgctccaactttgaacttttgaagttctactgattcaactagccgattaggaagatcattccacaacttggtaacagctggaataaaacttctagaattctgtgtagtattgagcctcatgatggagaaggcctggctattagaattaactgcctgcctagtattacgaacaggatagagttttccagggagatctgaatgtaaaggatggtcagagttatgaaaaatcttatgcaacatgtataatgaactaattgagtgacggtgccaaagattaatatctagaccaaaaataagaaatttgatagaccgtaagtttctgtccaacaaattaagatgagaatcagcagctgaacaccagacaggagaacaatactcaaaacaaggtagaatgaaagaattaaaacacttcttcagaatagattgatcaccgaaaatcttgaaagactttctcaataagccaattttctgtgcaattgaagaagacacagacgtaatgtgtttctcaaaagtaaatttactgtcgagaatcagacctaaaattttaaaagagtcatacaaatttaaagaaacattatcaatactgagatccggatgctgaggagccaccgtccttgacctacttacaatcacactttgagttttgttaggatttaacttcataccccataatttgcaccatgcactaattttagctaaatctctatcaagggattcaccaaccccagatctacattcaggggatggaattgatgcaaagagagtagcatcatctgcatatgcaacaagcttgttttctaggccaaaccacatgtcatgtgtatatagtatgaaaagtaatgggccaagaacactaccctgtggaacactagacatcacattcctatactcactatggtgcccatcaacaacaatttgagatctattacttaaaaaatcaataataatggtaagaaacgactcacccactaccaactgtttgagtttgaaaataaggtcctcatgattaacacggtcaaaggcagcactaaaatcaaggccaatcatacgaacttcctgaccacaatcaaggaattgctgtacagtattggagattgtaagaagggcatcgaatgctccaaggcctttaccaaaataaattgcaaactagggaatagatgattaccttcagcaaacctattaagatgttttgccagaagacgcttaATAACTTTATAATTATCtgggggttatggaaattgggcggtaatcactaggacttgagctaccacaaacacatttacatagaggagtaacattaccaatcttccaacaagtgttaaaagctactcttcttgctaacttgcacaaaataacagataactttggagctaagaaatctgctgtctttataaaaaacaatggaaaaataccatttgggtctacacctccataagcatctaggtccatcaacagagctttaatttcacgaaatcgaaaagctaaactagttagtttagcctcaggaaaacatgaatgaggaagttcaattttttcattactctttttactgtccaaaacatcagccaaaagtattgccttttcccttggacagtgagactaagctatctggtttaagtaaaggaggaactattgcatctacaccaaagagtgcagatttaagggtggaccaccatttatgttcctgagttgtaccagtaagggtttcttttatggttaaattgtactccatttcagttgaagcataaactctctaagcaaaagctcaaagctgagtatagttattccaggtcaaatctgatctgttacctgtccaaagatgataggcctcctgcttctccaaataagctcaacaatcatcattgaaccacggtttgtccttcactcggtaccttagcacacaagaagggatacgcctatcaattatgttgactagactctcattcaaagggacaacaggatctacactactacataattgtgaccaattcaagcacaaaagatcatgcaaaatcccattccagtctgcttgggatttcatataaattttacaagagtatgatatatcatggacaggctgctcagtcttccctactaatgaaatcaaggcatgatcagatgtttcgactggagaaccaaccttactagtcataacgccaggggagtcagtatatacgaggtccaagtaattaccagacctgtgggtagcttcatttatgatttgctcacagcctgattcagaggcaaagtctaaagctcttaagccatggcgatcggtgggagagatagaacttaaccactccctatggtgagcattaatatcaccagcaaagacaaaagaagcctttctatcatcttcttttatctaagccataatggtaagaagacaatcgaatatagaatcatccatgtctggataccGGTAGATCaaccacaaataaaagttattatgcctgccacaaacttttattaccagaatctcatgacatccacattgatagcaggacttatgagaagcagagtactcagtcctaatatacaccgctattcccctggccctagggatggcatcacgtttcaacattattggcttcttaaaaccagttataaggagctcagatgagggcctcatactagaaaccagagtttctgagcacaaaagaatatcatactgtctggacgcaactgtaaggtcgtgaatatttgcatgaagaccacgattattgctatacagaagacgacattgacgaaatctatgacgtactggtcccggatttcgcttaatgtctccagacagcataagaattaatagaaataaacaaagagacatcatacttaaaaactagattaacaagaattataataaaaacattatgtacataattataaataaagtgattgatgaaacccatagactatagtaaaaagttagaaaaactggtcaacatggagaagccgatacaccatgcaaggctaaataccctccaggatagcaatttcaactgaagggaggacagtaaggattgttttgagaagaaaaagaatcagaaaaggaaaagacaacctcttgataaaccaccaggcatccatcgCCCTTctcttaagcctgcccaacacaccacttccaaaaaacaaggggaagaaaaaaaaataataagatagaatagtgtgcccgagtgtaccctcaagcaagagaactctaacccaagacagtggaagaccatggtacagaggctatggcactacccaagactagagaacaatggtttcattttggagtgtccttctcctagaagagctgcttaccatagctaaagagtctcttctactcttaccaagaggaaagtacactgaacgcaaaataagaaaaataagccgtaaccagagatagactGATTGAtgagaggttttctggcatcctaacatataaggtcattgacgcggagccgtaaccagagagggatccagtatAATGCTACCTGGagagtcaaaagacccaataactccctagcggtagtattatACCTGTATTTCCGCTGGTGGTTGGTGTCCTAACGAGCTTATTACCTACaatgttcatgaaatatttacagaGGAATGTTATCTTATCGTTATCGAATGATTATAAGTCAGTTGTGGGTTTTGCTGCCTTACTAAAGTAATAAAATCTACATTAGATTTATATTCGTTTCTAAGTAGAGACGTAAGTGCCTCTATCTCTTAATCTGTGTTTAATTTTTCTAATTGATCATTCGTAAAAGCCTAAATCTATTCCGGCATCTCATCCCAGCGGATATTCAACTTTGATTACCTCCGTTGTCAGTCCATATAATCTTGAAATTCAATTTTGAAGGTGGGTGTTCCTTTGATCCATCAATatgtaggcagagagagagagagagagagagagagagagagagagagagagagagagagagagagaatataattcaaTAAATGTGAAGTAATATGAATTCTTTTAATGCCCACTGTTTTATTGATAAATATCCCTTAAGCACACGAGACTCTTGTTCATATAAAGAGATCTTTTAAATGTACAGCTGCGGGTGGTATTCCAATACACACTGTGGCAAAATGGCTTTAGGCTTCTGTTCTCAAATGACATCTAATCTACCTTTGAGAAGTGGAAATTAGGAAAATCATATATTCACTTGAATAATTACTTATGCAAGGCTTCTATTGGCTGCTGATCCATTAGTTTCTGAATTTTGATACTACGAATATATTGCCGTATGGTTAACAAAATGTAAGAGACACTACGTAACCTATTAAGGGCAATTGTCAGAGTAATATCTGAAACAAGCTGATGGGTGGGAGGTTCATGCGTAACAAATATGTTAATTCTTGGGCAGCTCATTATATGGAAAGTCCCCTGAAACTTTAGGTGCTAAATTCCATGGTATAGATAATTCAAGGATAGGTATGGAAGTGCTTCATATGGAAAACGTAAATAACACACATATATTCTGAGAGAAGGAATATGCCTCTCACAGACTGTGTTTCTCCTACGATACCCTTCTATTTATATCTATGCTTGAAATACGATACGTTTAAAAAGTATTATAATGATCTTCTGAAGAATGTTAAGGTAGGAAAGAGGAATATAATTAGATCATGAGATGGGTGGATAAGGGGAGGGTTGAAGAAGCTAattgatgaaaatatgaaaaacaataagCAGGGTAACGGACAGCCTAAGAATACTATTAGAGATTAtgagatatggagagaagatgaCATCATGTACAACTGAATATAtgctaataagaataaaaataaagggaTAATTAGAACCATGATTATTGAATTTGACTAATATTGCCTTGTACCTAACTTGAAAAATGCATTAAAATCAACAGAAATAGCACCAATAGTCGCAGAAAATATGTTCCAGTTCGTATAAGTCAAAATAAATAACAACTTGACTGAACCTGAGGGAAGTCGTACTGAAAACCGGAGAGGGCACTGTGTGATGCCCGGTAATCAGCGTCTAGCTGTTGATGATGTGTCACTGCAAAGTAACAAGACATGTGAAACTGCTAACATTTGACAAAGCAATAAGGAGTGAATCAGGTCCATCTTTAGATATTTCGGAAATTGATAGACAGGTAAGCTTTGACATAATGCACATACACCTACGTACGTGCAcctacacatacctacatacatacatatatatatatatatatatatatatatatatatatatatatatgtatatatatacacatatatatatatatatatatatatatatatatatatatatatatatatatatatatatatgttaatatatatatatatatgttaatatatatatatatatatatatatagatatacatatattgatatatatctatatgtgatatatatatatatatatatatatatatatatatatatatgtatatatatatatatgtatgtgtgtgagaatatatatatatatatatatatatatatatatatatgtatatagataaatacatatatatatatatatatatatatgtatatatatatatatatatatatatatatatgtgtgtgtgtgtgtgtttgtgtgcctgtacctgtatatatatatatatatatatatatatatatatatatatatatatatatatatatgtatatatataaatatatatatatatatatatatatatatatatatatatatatatatatatacatgtacgggcacacacatatctatctatctatatatatatatatatatatttatctatctatctatctatctatctatctttatatatatatatatatatacacacacacacacacacacacacatatatatatatatatatatatatatatatatatagagagagagagagagagagagagagagagagagagagagagagagagagagagagagagagagtaggtagtgGGTCaaccacggcaccagccacccgttgagatactacccctagagagttacgacatcttttgactggccaaacagtactacattggatccttctctctggttacggtgcatttCAACGTTGCCTACACATAAgccgaatagtctggtttattctttatatattctcctctgtcctcacacacctgacaacactgagattaccaaacaattcttcttctcccagggggttactgcactctaattgttcactggccactttcctcttgctaagggtaaaagagactcttttagctatggtaagcagctcttctagcactTGGAAGGCCAAGGTCCAGCACTTACCATTAACGGCCAAGCAGTCAAAATCCTTTTATAGAAAACTATCTAATTCCCTAATAAAATTAGTTTATTAGTTCTTTTGCTACTTTATGCCAGTTAGTATACTATTTGCATTGAAATCAAAGAGGAATTACCTGTTAAGGCTATGCTTAAATATATAGTTCTACAAAATTTTCTCATTCTAGATAACTAtaggaatgaaaatagaaaaatagtttttgtttgtttctttattgtGCTTTCTTTATAggattacattttcataaaaaaaagaaagttcttCATTTCTTCCTCTAAATGAAAATGAACAACAATAGCAAAAGTGATAAAAATTCAAagcaaataaaaatcatatattatgGGAAAAACGTCCTCAAAAGTGTAAATTCAGGTGTTACTTGGTATTAGCCAAACAACTTGTAAAATAAACATCCATATTGATTTGGGGAAATGATTTTGCTGTTTTGATATGAGAGAATTTGAATATTAGGTCTATGATGAATAACATTTATATCCTCACTTCTTGCACAATTTACAAAATACAATTTGTTTAGTTACAGCAGTGCATTTTCCACACACACATTTCTCACATTTTTTGTAGGTCATCACGGTTTTGTTGTTTTTGCACAGGTGGATTTGGCATTGCTTCCGTTTCTTATTTGGTGTTCTACTCTCCTCTTCCAAAATCTCATCAAAATATTTGGCACTTTCTTCCAACTCTAGATTTTTCAAAGAATATGCCAATTCCTCTGCTAATCCATGCTTAAAATCATGACAGCTTAGTTTTTCCCCTGTGACCTCTGAATACAATATCCATGCATTGATACTTACAAGATGAAGAATATTGTAAAATACATGAACAGGCTAACGCCTGGAAGGGCACCTTGTGGAATAATTACGTGCCATTTGGTCAAATACGTCTACTCCAAATTTTGTTGTATTGCAATACACAACAGTTTCTGGCTTTTTCTTCTGTCCATCTCCTATTGAAACAGTACGATGAAGTGAACTGAGTATAAAGACTGTCTTGTTTTTCTTAAATTGGTATCTTGCCAAGGTCGTATCCCTATTCTTCACCAGAAGTGTATCATACAGTTGACCTTCCCATGACTTCATTTGAGATGGAATTTCTCAACGGGCTTTATTCATTGTGCCAACAATGCTGGTGTTTTTTGCTTTCAGATGTTCAGCTAACTGAAGCGATGTGAAGAAATTGTCAGTTGTGACACTTCTACCTTTCCCAGTGAATGGTTCCATTAGTTTTAGCACAACATGAGTTGATAAGTGCTGATTTGCTGGTCGAAATTCATCTTTTCCCAAGTAAGGGAAAGCATTTAGCATATGCTTTGATTCTGTATCAGCAGCAATCCAAAACTTGATTCCGAATGTGTCTGGTTTATTTCCCATATGCTGTAGAAAAGGACATCGGCATTTTGAGGGAAAAAGTTTTTCATCAATTGTGATTTTCTCATGTGGCTTATAAGCAGCTTTGCAATTCTCAATGTATCTATCCCACACTTCAGAAATATAAGCAAACTTATCTGTACGTAAACGTTCAGACCTCATTGGTCTTATATCAAATCTTATATACCGCATTATCTCTTTGAATTTGTGACGTGGCATTGTATCCCTGAAAAAGGGTGGACCCCATTTTCTTGACCACAGATGATCAATTGACTGATTCTTTCCCAATATCCCACGAGCATACATGATTCCAATTACTGCTAGAATTTCTTCACGAGATACTTTGTAATTATCGTTTTTCAAGACTCTTCTGCCTTAAGCTTTAGTGCATTTCCTGTTATATTCAATGATAAAATCATCTATAAGTATCGAAAAGGCACTCATGTAGCTCCTTTTTTGTACAAGACGTTTTGCAAAAGAAGTGGGGCCAGGAGTTTCCCTCAGTATGTTTTGCTGAGAAAATCTTCCACAATCTCCATCTGCTTGAGATATTACTTTCCACACCGTACCACATTTAGCTCTAATCGTGTTTGATGATAAATCCCCTTCTTGAGAAGGGAGTTCCTCTGTAAAATGTGAGGGATAATGAATTCAGGAAGAAAAAATTATACAGTAGGCtaatatttcaacaaaatataaaaaaaacatgataataataatgataataataacaacagtaataataacaacaataatagcaaaagcaataataatagataatggtaAAGCTCCTatggaaagatgtatatatatatatatatatatatatatatatatatatatatatatatatatatatatatatatattacaaaggacatgaaacaaaagagagagagagagagagagagagagagagagagagagagagagagagagagagagagagagagagagagagagagagagaatacgatacTAACCTAAATTTGATGTTATCACTTCCGACTCCTAATCACCCACAGATTGGCTGACTTCATCATCGGAACTTGATTCCTCTTCTTGTACAAAGTACTCATCTTCATCAGATTTACTTTCCTCAACAGAATCTGAATATGAATCCTTCAAAAACTCTtctaatatttcatcatcattcaaCTTCCTACGAGACATATTGATAATGGGAAAGCTAAACCCATTCTAAAAGCTAAGAACTGTTTGTTACGATGGAACTGAACATGTCTTTCCTTACGCGTCTTATACAGGTTTGGTCACTAGACACGGTTGAAGCTTGTAGTCAGGACAGTCAAAACGACTGCTTGCCCGTTTGTAGTAATGAGGGCTGtactgaaaaaaaagttatatggatATTAACTAAATTATTTAACCACAATGAACTACTCACTAAGTTAGCAGAAGCCATGCAGCATCAACTGAATAACGATGGTAGTTAAGCCATGCTAATCATTTCAATTTCCAAAAGCAGTCAAAATGACTGCTTGGCCGTTCTagtggagaaggacactccaaaatcaaaccattgttttctagtctaatgtagtgccatagcctctgtaccatgggcttccactgtctagggttagagttctcttgcttgagggcagacTATTCcatataatttctctttctcttcctttgttaaagtttatatagtttatatagaagatatttatttcaatgttgttactcttcttaaaatacttaatttttttattgttttagatgATTCTGCtaattgtattttctctctcttcGGTTTCCAATTTCCAATTTATTCTCTTTTAGAATTTTGGTCTTTTTGGAcagttttctttcatgttgtttaGATACTTTTCCACCCATCACTTGTCCTGATTCCAATAAattttttgttaaattactgtgcATGTCTTCTCTATTGGCTtccaattcatcatatatatatatatatatatatatatatatatatatatatatatatatatatatatatatatatatatatatgcacacagtatatgtttgtgtatgtgtgtgtgccattTCTATAGCAAATACTTAATTTGGAAAAGATTATAATCGATAAAGAGTTATTATACAAGATATTGTGCCCATGGGTTTCGAGGTCACTGAACGtgtcttattttaaagagaaaatattgaACACGGGTAAAATAATAGATAAGTAGCTTCATTTGTTTCTAAGTAGCTCCGTTATCTGTTAACTAAAAGACGAAAAAATAATGATGCTAATTCAGGTTATAATATTATTTAGGAAGGCAATAGGGTATTGTATGTATTAGAAATTATATGTAACACTATGTAAAAAAAAGAATGCAATGCCTTTAATAAATACATTACATGCTAGgttatagattgaaaaaaaaataaaaagcaataacTTTATAACTTCCGAAGACAAAGATTTCATTGTATATTTGGTTATTCGACTAACTGTCAAGGATAAACAGAATAATATTAGTTCTCGCTGCAACTCAGCTGCAACACACAACGGTTCATAACTTCTCATCATTCCAATTGAGTTGATCGTTCCCTGAGGAGAATTTGACGGGAATCGAATCATTATTCAAAAGCAGTCGCCAAAAACTTGTCATTTCAATGAGACGAAAATTTTGATAGAGAACATACTATAGGGGAAATATAACCGGAAATGAAGGATAGAATTATTGATTTACCTTTACTGAAGAATATTAGCGTTTAATTTCGCAATAGACCTAGGGGTGTATGTCTTAACAAGAGTGTAATTAAATTTTATGAGATTTAGATTTAAAACGTGATAATACCTCAATATCATGAATAGGTTTACATGTCGCCATAATCAGTAAAGCTATAGTAGTCCGAgatacccttactaggttggtctgctgtaatTGAGCAGACGAAAATCTcaaaccatcaccaatccccacttatcagcgtggtgaagaaaattaGCAAAATCCAGATAGGAATTGACAACTCTGAAGCTTCTGTCCTGTAACGGAATAAGAATAgctgcatgttttatatatatatatatatatatatatatatatatatatatatatatatatatatgtgtgtgtgtgtgtgtgtgtgtttgtgtatatataatatatgtatataaatacacacacacacacatatatatatatatatat encodes the following:
- the LOC137659764 gene encoding uncharacterized protein — translated: MSRRKLNDDEILEEFLKDSYSDSVEESKSDEDEYFVQEEESSSDDEVSQSVEELPSQEGDLSSNTIRAKCGTVWKVISQADGDCGRFSQQNILRETPGPTSFAKRLVQKRSYMSAFSILIDDFIIEYNRKCTKA
- the LOC137659665 gene encoding uncharacterized protein, which encodes MRYIRFDIRPMRSERLRTDKFAYISEVWDRYIENCKAAYKPHEKITIDEKLFPSKCRCPFLQHMGNKPDTFGIKFWIAADTESKHMLNAFPYLGKDEFRPANQHLSTHVVLKLMEPFTGKGRSVTTDNFFTSLQLAEHLKAKNTSIVGTMNKAR